DNA sequence from the Pseudoduganella plicata genome:
TGCCGTGAGCAGCTCGGCTTTCGGGAATGTGCGCACGATCGTCAGCCTGCCGACCGGCATCATCATCGCCGCGCCCAGCCCTTGCAGCAGGCGCGCCGCCACCAGCATCGGCGAATTGACGGACAGCCCGCACAGCACGGACGCCAACGTGAAGATACCGATGGCGCTCATGAACACGCGCCGCGTGCCGTAGCGGTCCGCCATCCAGCCGCTGATCGGAATCGCCACGGCGAGGCTCAGAATATAACTCGTGACGACGGCCTTGAGGCTCAGCGGCGTGACCTGCAGGCTGATGGCCATGCTGGGGATCGCGGTGTTGACGATGGTGGAGTCGAGCTGCTCCATGAAGAGGGCCGTGGCGACGACCCAGGGAAGGTAACGCTTGGTGATGTCGGTATCGGACATAGGCACGGCAACAATGCACAGTGATGAACTGCTCCGATTGTTGCATAAAGCGGCGAAAGGCGAAGCCGCCCTTGCCGCGCGTTGCAGTGGCTATGTCACATCAGGGAGACCAGCCGGTCCATCAAAGGTTGCGTGGCGTCGGCCAGCCGTTCCAGGCTCGCTTCGCGCAGTGCCGCCGTGTCGACGACGTGCTCGGACGCGAGGCCGGCCCAGCGCAGCAATGCCGCGCATGCCTGCGGCGTATCGAACACGCCGTGCAGATAGGTGCCCAGCACCTGGTCGTCCAGCGAGCGTGCGCCTTCCGCCCTGCCGTCGATGCGAAACGCAGGGCGATCCAGCGCATCGCCTGTCGACACGCCCATATGGATTTCGTAGCCTGCCACCGTGGCGTCGGCAAACACGCAATCGCCGCGTACCTGCTCGAGGCGTTTTTCCTGCGTCAGGATCGTGATCATGTCCAGCAGGCCGAGGCCCTCGGATTCGCCCGCCGCTCCCTCGACGCCATACGGATCGCGCACCGTGAGGCCCAGCATCTGGAAGCCGCCGCAGATGCCGATCACCTTGCCGCCGTAGCGCAGGTGCCGCGTGATCCGTTCGGGCCAGCCTTGTTCCGTCAGCCAGGCCAGATCGCCGCGCGTGTTCTTGCTGCCGGGGAGGACGATCAGGTCCGCTGGCGGGACCGGCTGTCCGGCGCGGATGAACTGCAGGTCCACATCGGGATGGGCGCGCAGCGCGTCGAAGTCCGTGTGGTTGCTCATGCGCGGCAGGCTGGGAACGACGATACGAAACGCACCGCGCTGCGCCTGCACCGCCTGTACCGCATCCTCGGCGTCGAGGAACAACCCATGCAGATACGGCAGCACGGCCAGCACCGGCTTGCCCGTCTGCCGTTCCAGCCATTCCAGCCCCGGTTCCAGCAGCCGGATATCGCCGCGGAAGCGGTTGATGACAAAGCCGATGATACGTTGCCGCTCGCTGTCGGACAGGCAGGCCAGCGTGCCGACGATATGGGCGAATACGCCGCCGCGGTCGATGTCGGCCACCAGCACGACGGGGCAATCGACGGCCTCCGCGAAACCCATATTGGCGATGTCCCGGTCGCGCAGGTTGATCTCGGCGGGACTGCCGGCGCCCTCGACGATGACGGCGTCGTACTGCCGCAGCAGGCGCGCATGGGACTCGAGCACCGCCGCCATCGCCACGGTCTTGTAGCGGTGGTAGTCGCGCGCGTTCATCTCCGCTCGCACCTTGCCATGAATGATGACCTGAGCGCCCGTATCGCTGGAAGGCTTGAGCAGCACGGGATTCATGTCCGTGTGCGGCGCGATGCCGGCGGCGGCGGCCTGCAACGCCTGGGCGCGGCCGATCTCCCCGCCGTCGGCCGTGACGGCGCTGTTCAACGCCATGTTCTGCGGCTTGAACGGCGCAACGGCGACGCCCCGGCGTTTCAGCAGCCGGCACAGCGCGGCGACCACGGTGCTCTTGCCCGCGTCGGACGTCGTCCCTTGAATCATCAGGGTGGAGTAGGGGAATGCCATCTCAGTTCCGGCGCCGCTGGCGGGCCTGCTCGAGCAATTCGCACAGTGAAGCCGTGCCCTGGATCATGCGCGGTCCCGCGCGATTGACCAGATGGCCATCGATGGTGAACAGATTGCCCTGGCGGGTCGCCTTCATGTTCGGGTACTGCCGCCACATCGCGGCGCCTCCCTGTTCCTTCTCGGCCGTGCTGAATACCGCTTCGGGGTCCGCCTGCAGCACCGCTTCGATGCTGACGACGGGCGCGGTAACGCTTTGCGATGCGAAGATGTTCTCGCCGCCGCACACTTTCAGCGCATCGCTGACGATGTGCGTGCCGTTGAGCGTATAGAGCGGCTTGTCCCACACCTGGTAGAACGTGCGCACAACCGGACGGCCGGCATAGCGCGACCGCAGGCCGGTCAGCTGCTGTCGCAGGGTT
Encoded proteins:
- a CDS encoding cobyric acid synthase, which produces MAFPYSTLMIQGTTSDAGKSTVVAALCRLLKRRGVAVAPFKPQNMALNSAVTADGGEIGRAQALQAAAAGIAPHTDMNPVLLKPSSDTGAQVIIHGKVRAEMNARDYHRYKTVAMAAVLESHARLLRQYDAVIVEGAGSPAEINLRDRDIANMGFAEAVDCPVVLVADIDRGGVFAHIVGTLACLSDSERQRIIGFVINRFRGDIRLLEPGLEWLERQTGKPVLAVLPYLHGLFLDAEDAVQAVQAQRGAFRIVVPSLPRMSNHTDFDALRAHPDVDLQFIRAGQPVPPADLIVLPGSKNTRGDLAWLTEQGWPERITRHLRYGGKVIGICGGFQMLGLTVRDPYGVEGAAGESEGLGLLDMITILTQEKRLEQVRGDCVFADATVAGYEIHMGVSTGDALDRPAFRIDGRAEGARSLDDQVLGTYLHGVFDTPQACAALLRWAGLASEHVVDTAALREASLERLADATQPLMDRLVSLM